The Winogradskyella schleiferi genome has a window encoding:
- a CDS encoding vWA domain-containing protein: MKKIMLLTIFLCFGFILNAQEQPSPILFIYDASGSMWGQLDGQTKKEIASSVLASTVGNLPNNQNVGLIAYGHRKKGDCDDIEYMVDLSNHSKTKITDAIEKMNPTGKTPLARSATMAITSLKENNTKATIILITDGIESCDGNICNVVTEAKANGVDFKLHIVGFGLKDGETKQLKCAANAGGGHYYNVADAGGLGDVLNEVTTQTVDKPNENFSIYATKNGAPVDAWIKATKSGSKEAVDGSRTYRDSGWVYLPPGKYDIAIRPLEGTDIPGTTITVEMKEGDIKHENISFDGGTLEVFATNNGKGWDTSVKMIDVNTGKVATNVRTYGKVKTMEVPAGNYKITFQALVLKGNDTYFEADNIKVSANSTTPISHNFESGFAKIGAQTSSGELIDATVNFHDVNSDKRITGARTYTSAKSNPREFLLNPGTYTVYLRTLGKHKGHSDSFTITVKAGETVEKITTF; this comes from the coding sequence ATGAAAAAAATAATGCTATTAACCATTTTCTTGTGCTTTGGGTTCATCTTAAACGCACAAGAACAACCATCTCCTATTTTGTTCATTTACGATGCCAGTGGGTCAATGTGGGGACAATTAGACGGTCAAACAAAAAAAGAAATTGCATCAAGTGTTTTAGCTTCTACGGTTGGTAATCTTCCAAACAATCAAAACGTTGGACTAATTGCTTATGGACACAGAAAAAAAGGCGACTGCGATGATATTGAATATATGGTCGATTTATCTAACCATTCAAAAACTAAAATTACAGATGCCATAGAAAAAATGAACCCAACAGGAAAAACACCATTGGCGCGCAGTGCAACAATGGCAATTACCTCTTTAAAAGAAAATAATACAAAAGCTACCATCATTTTAATTACAGATGGTATTGAGTCTTGCGATGGCAATATTTGCAACGTGGTAACAGAGGCTAAAGCCAATGGTGTTGATTTTAAGCTTCATATCGTAGGTTTTGGTTTGAAGGACGGAGAAACCAAACAGTTAAAATGTGCTGCAAATGCTGGTGGTGGGCATTATTATAATGTTGCAGACGCAGGCGGATTAGGCGATGTATTAAACGAAGTCACCACTCAAACCGTAGATAAACCAAATGAAAATTTTTCGATTTATGCTACAAAAAATGGAGCACCTGTAGATGCTTGGATAAAGGCAACAAAATCAGGTTCAAAAGAAGCCGTCGATGGCTCAAGAACTTATCGCGATTCTGGTTGGGTGTATCTGCCACCAGGAAAATATGATATTGCGATTAGACCTCTTGAAGGTACCGATATTCCAGGAACTACAATTACTGTAGAAATGAAAGAAGGCGACATAAAACACGAAAATATAAGTTTTGATGGTGGCACTCTAGAAGTATTTGCTACCAACAATGGCAAAGGTTGGGATACTTCGGTGAAGATGATAGATGTAAATACAGGCAAAGTAGCAACAAATGTAAGAACCTATGGTAAAGTAAAAACAATGGAAGTGCCAGCAGGCAACTATAAGATTACGTTTCAAGCACTGGTTTTAAAAGGCAATGACACTTATTTTGAAGCTGATAACATTAAAGTATCAGCAAACTCAACCACACCAATAAGTCATAATTTTGAATCTGGATTTGCAAAAATTGGTGCTCAAACATCCAGTGGCGAATTAATTGATGCGACCGTAAATTTTCATGATGTTAATTCTGATAAACGTATTACAGGAGCAAGAACTTATACATCAGCTAAGAGTAACCCTAGGGAATTTCTATTAAATCCAGGAACTTATACGGT
- the amaB gene encoding L-piperidine-6-carboxylate dehydrogenase, with protein MEAIATDFGIKEALDQLGVKEINEGTSTGSDNFANGEIIESHSPVDGKLIGKVKTTTRADYDKVLDAATRAFKTWRDVPAPQRGEIVRQFGNKLRDLKEPLGKLVSYEMGKSLQEGYGEVQEMIDICDFAVGLSRQLNGQTIPSERPGHVMREQWHPIGVVGIISAFNFPVAVWAWNTALAWICGDVCVWKGSEKAPLCSIACQNIIAAVLKDNNLPEGISCIINGDYKVGEMMTTDSRIPLVSATGSTRMGRIVGKTVAERFGKSLLELGGNNAIIITPTADLKVVVPGAVFGAVGTCGQRCTSTRRLIIHESVYDKVRDAIVGAYGQIKIGNPLDENNHVGPLIDKDSVETYLAAIEKAKEEGGNVLVEGGVLEGEGYESGCYVKPAIIEAENHFEIVQHETFAPILYLMKYSGGVENAIAKQNGVAQGLSSAIMTNEMKEAEKFLSYAGSDCGIANVNIGTSGAEIGGAFGGEKETGGGRESGSDAWKVYMRRQTNTINYSDELPLAQGIKFDL; from the coding sequence ATGGAAGCAATTGCTACCGATTTCGGAATAAAAGAAGCTTTGGACCAGTTAGGTGTTAAAGAAATCAATGAAGGAACATCGACAGGTTCAGATAATTTTGCTAATGGAGAAATTATTGAAAGTCACTCGCCAGTTGATGGAAAATTAATTGGAAAAGTAAAAACAACAACAAGAGCAGATTACGATAAGGTACTGGATGCGGCAACAAGAGCATTTAAAACTTGGCGCGATGTGCCAGCACCACAACGTGGCGAAATTGTGCGCCAATTTGGAAATAAATTAAGAGATTTAAAAGAACCTTTGGGAAAACTGGTGTCTTATGAAATGGGCAAATCATTGCAAGAAGGTTATGGAGAGGTACAGGAAATGATTGATATCTGTGATTTCGCTGTTGGATTATCCAGACAGTTAAACGGACAAACCATTCCATCGGAACGTCCTGGTCACGTCATGAGAGAACAATGGCACCCAATCGGTGTGGTCGGAATTATTTCGGCATTTAACTTCCCAGTGGCTGTTTGGGCTTGGAACACGGCATTAGCATGGATTTGTGGTGATGTTTGTGTTTGGAAAGGTTCAGAAAAAGCACCTTTATGCTCTATTGCTTGCCAGAATATCATAGCAGCAGTTTTAAAAGATAATAATCTACCAGAAGGAATTTCTTGTATTATCAATGGCGATTATAAAGTAGGCGAAATGATGACTACAGATTCTAGAATTCCTTTAGTATCTGCCACAGGTTCTACAAGAATGGGACGCATTGTTGGTAAAACTGTTGCTGAACGCTTCGGAAAATCGTTATTGGAATTAGGTGGAAATAATGCCATCATTATTACACCAACGGCCGATTTAAAAGTAGTGGTTCCTGGTGCTGTTTTTGGTGCTGTGGGAACATGCGGTCAACGTTGTACGTCAACAAGACGTCTAATAATTCATGAATCTGTTTACGATAAAGTTAGAGATGCCATCGTTGGTGCTTACGGACAAATAAAAATTGGAAATCCGTTGGATGAAAATAATCATGTTGGTCCATTAATTGATAAAGATTCTGTAGAAACTTATTTAGCTGCCATTGAAAAAGCAAAAGAAGAAGGCGGAAACGTTTTGGTTGAAGGAGGCGTTTTAGAAGGCGAAGGTTACGAATCGGGTTGCTACGTTAAACCAGCAATCATTGAAGCAGAAAACCATTTTGAAATTGTGCAGCATGAAACTTTCGCGCCAATTTTATATTTAATGAAATATTCTGGAGGTGTTGAAAATGCGATTGCCAAACAAAACGGTGTAGCTCAAGGTTTATCCTCAGCCATTATGACCAATGAAATGAAAGAGGCAGAGAAATTCTTGTCTTATGCAGGTTCAGATTGTGGTATTGCTAATGTAAACATCGGAACTTCTGGTGCAGAGATTGGAGGCGCCTTCGGTGGTGAAAAAGAAACTGGTGGTGGACGTGAGTCTGGCTCTGATGCATGGAAAGTCTATATGAGAAGACAAACGAATACCATTAACTATTCGGACGAGTTGCCTTTAGCGCAAGGGATCAAGTTTGACCTCTAA
- a CDS encoding DUF1800 domain-containing protein: MTPRESQHLYWRAGFGINPTALKTLPKNRTQVVAKLFADSKVVTPISIDLSFMDGVTIRDIRDNPKFAQELRVKSRKKLAVLNTAWINRLVLPKELLREKMTLFWANHFVCKDNHVVFAQKFNNTLRIHALGDFKTYVKAISKEAAMLKYLNGKQNRKNQPNENFARELMELFTLGEGNYSEKDIKESARAFTGYNHDFDGNFKIRVKQHDDGLKTFFGKTGNFSGDDIIDIILKDKQCATYISSKVYRYFVNPKPNKQRIDAMAEVFFKDYNIENLMRFVFMSDWFYDEENIGAKIKSPIEYLVGIVNTVPVEFEREKDILRIQKVLGQTLLDPPNVAGWKGDKAWIDANTIMVRLKLPSIMLNNAFIASNENDEFRKQFFKKKKGKFPFKTQPNWERFSENFKIVETDTLQNYMIQGPINDGTADYLEILNKSSKQDYCIQLMSLPEYQMC; this comes from the coding sequence ATGACACCAAGAGAATCACAACATTTATATTGGCGAGCTGGTTTCGGAATAAATCCCACTGCACTCAAAACATTGCCAAAAAATAGAACGCAAGTGGTTGCAAAATTGTTTGCCGATTCTAAAGTTGTGACGCCAATTTCAATAGACTTATCCTTTATGGATGGTGTCACTATAAGAGATATTAGGGACAACCCTAAATTTGCCCAAGAACTCAGGGTAAAAAGCCGGAAAAAATTAGCGGTTCTCAACACGGCTTGGATCAACCGGCTCGTTCTACCTAAGGAACTTTTGCGAGAAAAAATGACCTTATTTTGGGCTAATCATTTTGTATGTAAGGATAATCATGTCGTCTTTGCCCAAAAATTTAATAACACGTTACGTATACATGCACTTGGAGATTTTAAAACCTATGTAAAAGCCATTTCAAAGGAAGCCGCAATGCTTAAATATCTTAACGGCAAACAAAATAGAAAGAACCAACCCAACGAAAATTTTGCGCGCGAATTAATGGAATTGTTCACTTTGGGCGAAGGGAATTATTCTGAAAAGGACATAAAAGAAAGTGCCAGAGCATTTACAGGATACAATCACGATTTTGATGGCAATTTTAAAATTAGAGTAAAGCAACATGATGACGGCTTAAAAACCTTTTTCGGCAAAACAGGGAATTTTTCGGGCGATGATATCATCGATATTATTCTTAAAGATAAACAATGTGCTACTTATATATCTTCTAAAGTCTATCGTTATTTTGTAAACCCAAAACCCAATAAACAACGCATCGATGCGATGGCAGAAGTGTTTTTTAAGGATTATAATATCGAAAATTTGATGCGATTTGTGTTTATGTCCGATTGGTTTTATGATGAAGAAAATATAGGTGCAAAAATTAAATCGCCAATTGAATATCTAGTTGGTATAGTCAACACGGTTCCTGTTGAATTTGAAAGAGAGAAAGATATCTTAAGAATTCAGAAAGTATTAGGGCAAACTTTGTTAGACCCACCAAATGTAGCGGGTTGGAAAGGCGACAAAGCTTGGATTGATGCCAATACCATAATGGTGCGATTAAAATTGCCTTCCATAATGTTGAATAATGCCTTCATCGCTTCAAACGAAAATGATGAATTTAGGAAGCAATTCTTCAAAAAGAAGAAAGGAAAATTCCCTTTTAAAACACAGCCTAATTGGGAAAGATTTTCGGAAAACTTTAAAATTGTTGAAACAGATACGCTTCAAAATTATATGATCCAAGGACCAATTAATGATGGTACAGCGGATTATTTGGAAATATTGAACAAATCGTCTAAGCAAGACTATTGTATTCAGTTAATGTCATTACCGGAATATCAAATGTGTTAA
- a CDS encoding DUF1501 domain-containing protein, with translation MDRRKFIKNSALASSLFFVPNFVKAFESVTTERLGYKRLVIVQLAGGNDGLNTIIPHNNDLYYNARPRLAITEDIIKLTDDLGFHPSLSPLRSLFDNGELSIINNVGYPNPVRSHFRSMDIWQTASGSDEYLQSGWIGRYLDQHGKKPYNAMEMDEQLSLAMKGEHFNGIATNDYKVLYNTAKDPYFKNVLHHYNDTHLSEHNLGYLYQTMIEAKSSAKYIFESTKVKSSQESYPQNGFSKQLRNVAQFINSGLDTKVFYTSLGGFDTHANQDNKQTRLLSQYAESVSAFVKDLKQNGTFEDTLILTFSEFGRRVKQNAANGTDHGSANNVFVIGKSLKKAGFYNNLASLSDLDANGDLKYNIDFRAVYATILSQWMNVSAEGIIPVEQKLLDFV, from the coding sequence ATGGACAGACGAAAATTTATTAAGAATTCAGCATTAGCGAGCAGCTTGTTTTTTGTTCCTAATTTTGTAAAAGCATTTGAATCTGTGACTACTGAACGTTTAGGTTATAAACGTTTGGTAATTGTGCAATTAGCTGGTGGAAATGATGGGTTAAATACTATTATTCCGCATAACAATGATTTGTATTACAACGCAAGACCACGATTGGCCATTACAGAAGACATTATAAAACTGACTGACGATTTAGGGTTTCATCCTAGTTTAAGTCCATTGCGTTCTTTGTTTGATAATGGCGAATTATCCATTATCAATAATGTAGGTTATCCGAACCCTGTGCGTTCTCATTTTAGATCTATGGATATTTGGCAAACCGCAAGCGGTTCGGATGAATATCTGCAAAGCGGTTGGATAGGTCGTTATTTAGATCAACACGGCAAAAAGCCATACAACGCAATGGAAATGGATGAGCAACTCAGTTTGGCCATGAAAGGGGAACATTTTAATGGTATTGCCACCAACGATTATAAAGTGTTGTACAATACAGCCAAAGATCCCTATTTTAAAAATGTGCTCCACCATTATAATGATACCCATTTGAGCGAACACAATTTAGGATATTTGTACCAAACCATGATTGAAGCGAAGTCTTCCGCCAAGTATATTTTTGAATCTACAAAAGTAAAATCATCGCAGGAATCGTATCCTCAAAATGGATTTTCAAAACAGCTCAGAAATGTAGCCCAATTCATTAATTCTGGTCTAGATACTAAAGTATTCTATACCTCTTTAGGCGGATTCGACACTCATGCGAATCAAGATAACAAGCAAACGCGATTATTATCCCAATATGCGGAAAGTGTTTCAGCGTTTGTAAAAGATTTAAAACAAAATGGAACTTTTGAAGATACCTTGATTCTAACATTTTCGGAATTCGGAAGACGCGTCAAACAAAATGCGGCCAATGGTACTGATCATGGTTCGGCTAATAATGTATTTGTCATTGGAAAAAGCTTGAAGAAAGCAGGTTTCTATAATAATCTCGCTAGTTTAAGTGATTTAGACGCTAATGGCGATTTAAAATACAATATAGATTTCAGAGCGGTTTATGCTACCATTCTTTCACAATGGATGAATGTTTCGGCGGAAGGTATAATTCCAGTTGAACAAAAACTACTCGATTTTGTTTAA
- a CDS encoding ATP-binding protein, which produces MINKRLLIKNLLAHNDENSFYDKKRKIDIGYKEGKAKFLKHICALSNSNPKNNSYIVIGVEDEDNKIIGVDFFDDSKIQNLINAYLTNPPIVQYENIPFPHLPDDKVVGLVTIRPIDSITSLKKNIWKYYGGAVFFRDGSISMPKVFDIEIKDVNSKIVSAIENHAQNNIELTLDGVFDFMNKRQDYAPQYKVFKEYFVLCWSGDKKQVKNETFFSRVDIELVNEQVRIFYSTLDEVSMSYTDDAFKIVEYVKLGLQKSYHYYKLEEKIIHFQNNAHYSIETNLIFKPPQFDKKVLHHIYNSNNALLKKLEKNRTLNQNETEDLKNIAVSYLICYLNGFEDALLKLEILKPYIKDYNPKLYNSYKETMRILRKVKYS; this is translated from the coding sequence ATGATTAACAAAAGACTGCTCATAAAAAACTTATTGGCTCACAACGATGAGAACAGCTTCTATGACAAAAAACGAAAAATTGATATTGGTTATAAAGAAGGGAAGGCTAAATTTTTAAAACATATCTGTGCGCTTTCCAACAGTAATCCAAAAAACAATTCTTATATCGTTATTGGTGTTGAGGATGAAGATAATAAAATTATTGGTGTCGATTTTTTTGATGATAGCAAAATTCAAAACCTTATAAATGCTTATCTCACAAATCCACCCATTGTACAGTACGAGAATATTCCGTTTCCACATTTACCGGACGATAAGGTGGTTGGTCTTGTAACTATTAGACCAATAGACAGCATTACTTCACTCAAAAAGAACATTTGGAAATATTATGGAGGTGCCGTTTTTTTTAGGGACGGAAGTATCAGCATGCCAAAGGTTTTTGATATTGAAATTAAAGATGTGAACTCTAAAATCGTTTCAGCCATTGAAAATCATGCCCAAAACAATATAGAATTAACACTCGATGGCGTTTTCGATTTTATGAATAAACGTCAAGATTACGCACCGCAATACAAGGTGTTTAAAGAGTACTTTGTACTGTGTTGGTCTGGCGACAAAAAACAGGTTAAGAATGAAACTTTTTTTTCCAGAGTTGATATTGAATTGGTCAATGAACAAGTCCGTATATTCTATTCCACTTTAGACGAAGTGTCGATGTCCTATACAGATGATGCTTTTAAAATTGTTGAATATGTAAAATTAGGTTTGCAGAAATCCTATCATTATTATAAGCTTGAAGAAAAAATTATTCATTTTCAAAATAATGCACATTATTCTATTGAAACCAATCTTATCTTTAAACCACCACAATTTGATAAAAAAGTGTTGCATCATATTTATAACTCCAACAATGCACTTTTAAAAAAACTAGAAAAAAACAGAACTTTAAATCAAAATGAAACCGAAGATTTAAAGAATATAGCAGTCAGTTATCTTATTTGTTACCTTAACGGATTCGAGGATGCTTTACTGAAACTGGAAATCTTAAAACCGTATATAAAGGATTACAACCCTAAGCTCTATAACTCTTATAAGGAAACTATGAGAATTTTAAGAAAAGTAAAATACAGCTAG
- a CDS encoding HD domain-containing protein: MKKWLKDNWFTLASNYTDEETTNGFWKDLETHYTSKNRHYHNLSHLYHMFLQLEDFKTDIKDLDSLKFAIWYHDIIYKATNKDNEEQSAVFAKKRLNILNFEEKRLKNVENLIISTKKHQIILDENNDNAYLLDFDLSILGSDWETYLNYTQQIRKEYKIYPDFMYNPGRRKVLQHFLERETLYFTDAYQSEFENKARENIIREIELL, translated from the coding sequence ATGAAAAAATGGTTGAAAGATAATTGGTTCACTTTAGCTTCAAATTATACAGACGAAGAAACAACAAATGGATTTTGGAAAGACCTTGAAACCCATTACACATCCAAAAACAGGCATTATCACAATCTTTCACATCTTTATCATATGTTTCTTCAATTGGAAGATTTCAAAACTGATATTAAAGATTTAGATAGCCTGAAATTTGCAATTTGGTATCATGATATTATCTATAAAGCCACTAACAAAGACAACGAAGAACAAAGTGCAGTTTTTGCCAAAAAGAGACTTAACATCCTAAATTTTGAAGAAAAAAGATTAAAAAACGTTGAAAACCTCATCATTTCAACTAAAAAGCATCAAATTATTTTGGACGAAAATAATGACAATGCGTATCTTTTGGATTTCGATTTATCGATTCTCGGTTCGGATTGGGAAACCTACCTGAATTATACACAGCAAATCAGAAAAGAATATAAAATTTACCCTGATTTCATGTATAATCCTGGTCGAAGAAAAGTACTTCAGCATTTTTTGGAAAGAGAAACGTTGTATTTTACGGATGCTTATCAATCTGAATTTGAGAATAAGGCTAGAGAGAACATTATAAGAGAAATTGAATTACTATAA
- a CDS encoding aldo/keto reductase, whose amino-acid sequence MTYSRLIAGTMTWGSWGKQLSKKEMADLMNFCVSNHITTFDHADIYGAYTTEADFGKALLDSGLKREDIQLISKCGIQHECDNRNNKVKHYNYSKDYIIWSVEESLQHLETEYLDLLLLHRPSPLMVAEEIAEAITILKKDGKIRDFGVSNFTPSQMDMIGLRMDIDVNQIEFSLTEHSAMHNGTFDYMMTNGIKSMAWSPLGSVFKEDTEQSRRIHKQLGELMDKYNATEDQLLLAWIMKLPAHIHPVVGTTTKERLKLAVEAAKIELELEDWFLILVAAQGHKVP is encoded by the coding sequence GTGACATATTCTCGATTAATTGCAGGCACCATGACTTGGGGAAGTTGGGGCAAGCAACTCTCAAAAAAAGAAATGGCAGATTTAATGAACTTCTGCGTTTCTAACCACATTACTACCTTTGACCATGCTGATATTTATGGTGCTTACACGACAGAAGCTGATTTTGGAAAAGCCTTATTAGATTCTGGACTTAAGCGTGAAGACATTCAGCTGATTTCTAAATGTGGCATTCAACATGAATGTGATAACCGAAATAACAAGGTTAAACACTATAATTATAGTAAAGACTATATTATTTGGTCGGTTGAAGAATCGCTACAGCATCTTGAAACTGAGTATTTAGATTTATTATTACTGCACAGACCTAGCCCCTTAATGGTCGCTGAAGAAATTGCGGAAGCCATTACCATCTTAAAGAAAGACGGGAAAATCAGAGACTTTGGAGTTTCCAATTTCACACCTTCGCAAATGGACATGATTGGTTTACGTATGGATATTGATGTGAACCAAATTGAATTTTCACTTACAGAACATTCAGCAATGCATAATGGCACGTTTGATTATATGATGACCAACGGTATAAAATCTATGGCTTGGTCGCCTCTTGGCTCTGTCTTCAAAGAAGATACTGAACAATCGAGACGCATTCATAAACAACTTGGCGAATTGATGGATAAATACAATGCCACTGAAGACCAATTATTGCTAGCTTGGATTATGAAACTTCCAGCGCATATTCATCCTGTGGTTGGCACTACGACCAAAGAACGATTAAAATTAGCCGTTGAAGCGGCTAAAATTGAATTGGAATTGGAAGATTGGTTTTTGATATTGGTAGCTGCTCAAGGGCACAAAGTACCTTGA
- a CDS encoding DUF4382 domain-containing protein: protein MKHLQSLKIIVLSLMILISFSSCSKDDMTRDKQNAAITVSLKSDSGILNTVFLEINDVQVRVKEDGTLPNAWISLDAINLGTHNVSNLTNASELLLVDHFEMKPTFIHEIRLVLGDQNFIDVNDTLMSIAIAEEASVSNLVKRGFEGNHMYQVVINLDIDESVSFNEDENMTILNPKLYTEIRKF, encoded by the coding sequence ATGAAACATTTACAATCACTAAAAATTATTGTTTTATCACTGATGATTTTAATCAGCTTTTCAAGTTGTTCAAAAGACGATATGACTAGAGATAAACAAAACGCTGCAATTACAGTAAGTCTTAAAAGTGATTCTGGCATACTCAACACGGTTTTTCTTGAGATTAATGATGTGCAAGTCAGAGTGAAGGAAGACGGCACCTTGCCAAACGCTTGGATAAGTTTAGATGCTATTAATTTAGGAACTCATAATGTTTCCAATTTAACAAATGCGTCTGAATTACTTCTCGTTGATCACTTTGAGATGAAGCCAACCTTTATCCACGAAATTAGACTGGTTCTTGGAGACCAGAATTTTATAGATGTCAATGACACTTTAATGAGTATAGCTATTGCCGAAGAAGCTTCAGTGTCAAATTTAGTAAAAAGAGGATTTGAAGGCAATCATATGTATCAGGTCGTAATAAATTTAGATATCGATGAATCTGTAAGTTTCAATGAAGATGAAAATATGACGATTCTCAACCCAAAGCTCTATACGGAAATCAGAAAATTTTAG
- a CDS encoding AAA family ATPase: MEETSTVDIQSINEKIERESAFVDLLTLEMNKVIVGQKHMVERLLIGLLGQGHILLEGVPGLAKTLAINTLSKAIDASFSRIQFTPDLLPADVVGTLIFNMKENDFTIKKGPIFANFVLADEINRAPAKVQSALLEAMQEKQVTIGDETFILDKPFLVMATQNPVEQEGTYPLPEAQVDRFMLKTVIDYPTIADEQQIVRANLKGAYEKVNPVVSIAQILSAQQAVREVYMDEKIEKYILDIIFATRYPEKYKLAELKPLISFGASPRGSINLATAAKCYAFIKRRGYVIPEDVRAVVHDILRHRIGITYEAEAENVTSEDIINKIVNEIEVP, from the coding sequence ATGGAAGAAACGAGTACAGTTGACATTCAGTCAATTAACGAAAAGATAGAAAGAGAAAGTGCATTTGTAGATTTATTGACCTTAGAAATGAATAAGGTTATTGTTGGACAAAAGCACATGGTAGAGCGTCTGCTCATTGGTTTATTAGGTCAAGGTCATATTTTATTGGAAGGTGTGCCTGGTTTAGCAAAAACGTTAGCCATTAATACATTGTCAAAAGCCATTGATGCTAGTTTTAGTAGAATTCAGTTTACTCCAGATTTATTGCCTGCGGATGTCGTTGGAACCTTGATTTTTAATATGAAGGAGAATGACTTCACTATTAAAAAAGGACCAATATTTGCCAATTTCGTATTAGCAGATGAGATTAATAGAGCACCAGCAAAAGTACAATCGGCATTGTTGGAAGCGATGCAAGAAAAGCAAGTAACGATTGGAGACGAAACCTTTATTTTGGATAAACCATTTTTGGTAATGGCAACCCAAAACCCAGTGGAGCAAGAAGGGACATATCCTTTACCAGAAGCTCAAGTAGACCGTTTTATGTTGAAGACCGTCATAGATTACCCAACAATTGCGGACGAACAACAAATAGTAAGAGCCAACCTCAAAGGCGCTTATGAAAAAGTTAATCCCGTAGTTTCAATTGCTCAGATTCTAAGTGCTCAACAAGCGGTTAGGGAAGTCTATATGGATGAAAAAATTGAAAAATATATTCTTGATATCATTTTTGCAACCCGTTATCCTGAAAAATATAAACTTGCCGAATTAAAACCATTGATTTCTTTTGGAGCATCGCCTCGTGGAAGTATCAACCTTGCCACAGCGGCAAAATGTTACGCTTTTATAAAAAGAAGAGGTTACGTAATCCCAGAAGACGTGCGCGCAGTGGTTCATGATATTTTGCGTCACAGAATAGGAATTACTTATGAAGCAGAAGCGGAGAATGTCACTTCAGAAGACATTATCAATAAGATTGTTAACGAAATAGAGGTGCCTTAG
- a CDS encoding DUF58 domain-containing protein — translation MDTKELLKKVRKIEIKTRRLSDHIFGGEYHSTFKGRGMTFSEVRQYQYGDDVRNIDWNVTARTNQPHIKVFEEERELTMMLMADVSGSKLFGTKNQFKDEIVTEIAATLAFSATQNNDKIGLILFSDEIELYIPPKKGRSHVLRIIRELLEFEPKSKATNISEAIKFLSNVMKKKAIVFVLSDFVADDYKQNLKIAAGRHDITGIRIYDKHEAEIPNIGMVQMEDEETGEMMLVNTASKKVRQNYSKFYNEKVNYYKDSFAKSGSGTIDCRVDESYVKKLLGYFKQRG, via the coding sequence ATGGACACTAAAGAACTTCTAAAAAAAGTACGAAAAATAGAGATCAAGACACGACGACTGTCTGATCATATATTTGGAGGTGAATATCACTCCACCTTCAAAGGTCGTGGTATGACCTTTTCTGAAGTGCGTCAATACCAATATGGAGATGATGTCCGAAATATTGATTGGAATGTTACCGCAAGAACCAACCAACCACATATCAAGGTTTTTGAGGAAGAACGAGAATTGACCATGATGCTCATGGCAGACGTGTCAGGAAGTAAATTATTCGGGACTAAGAATCAATTTAAAGATGAAATTGTTACTGAAATTGCGGCAACCTTGGCGTTTTCAGCCACTCAAAATAATGATAAAATTGGCTTGATTTTATTTTCAGATGAAATTGAATTGTACATCCCACCAAAAAAAGGACGGTCTCACGTGCTTCGTATAATTCGTGAACTGTTAGAGTTTGAGCCTAAAAGTAAAGCGACTAACATTTCCGAAGCCATAAAGTTTTTGTCTAACGTGATGAAGAAAAAGGCGATTGTTTTTGTATTGTCAGATTTTGTGGCGGATGACTATAAACAAAATCTAAAAATAGCAGCTGGCAGGCACGACATTACAGGTATTAGAATTTACGATAAACACGAAGCGGAAATTCCAAATATTGGTATGGTACAAATGGAGGACGAAGAAACTGGCGAAATGATGTTGGTCAACACAGCTTCAAAGAAGGTAAGACAGAATTACAGCAAATTTTACAACGAAAAAGTAAACTATTACAAAGATAGTTTTGCAAAATCTGGCTCGGGAACTATAGATTGCCGAGTCGATGAAAGTTATGTGAAAAAGTTGTTGGGTTATTTTAAGCAGAGAGGATAA